A segment of the Denticeps clupeoides chromosome 2, fDenClu1.1, whole genome shotgun sequence genome:
taccttaatttcacattgccttctgaatgaaggtaaaagtgttttcaagcactttgggtgctgcaggtgaagtgcgtaggttaagccaaacaagaggcacattgcttgagttaggttggtgagtgcttcccttgccaggttgccctctcggatgatgcccagtcttgaggggttgagttatggcaatgctgggcttgctgaactgttgtcctcataatagaggattcccactgggatgtccatggagtctccatagactctacatagtgcaagaaacaagacaaaaagagaatattcaggttaacagcaatttgtctacaatcaactgtatagaattatctaatattataatttttgtaattcattgtgattttattttaggcactgtaaacaagctattttgtgtgtttatatataggcgtctttcatgttgtgacagtaggtggtatattacacaatttgatatttgaatggtacaaatggagaactgctgaactgctcttgaagaacatagatgcgtcatctccaagaattattggacgtcctctcaggacaaggcatctagtggctgttggctctgtgctctgcaaagtggtataaaacacacttgaatgtagaacaaaggaaataaatcttatatcagtttatttgtccatatggagaaataccacaagagaacaagtttatgtattgaactaaccatcaataccattatgagaagaaaagagctaattgctttcctatccgaccggtcttcctcttgaaatttccatcaaaattggacacaacccctcaagaacaccaaagaactcttctttaaaatttctaccaacaatcctgttaaactcagGGTAAACctggaaaatattaaatatgctcagttttgatattcatcTAAGAACGAATATGATTCCTGAtccaagcaaggaaagggcttagttccttcttgcataagttccatgttttagcctgtaatgtttaaaaaaacggTGCTCTTCTtacagatagtacttgcatttccaaagcattttaaagtggctttaaacaaaactagtgtTGAAAAGTGAGTGTTGAAAGTGAGTGTTTTCAAAATTTTTCaaaaattctacaaaactgtatgtagagaagtagagagctactctaaaaacacattgctgcaagtatcaaatgctcactgttcccttaagatgacctcataatttagACACAatcaaatgcatgtttcaaactacaaatgttccagcagtttctaatttgaatagagaaaacaactcaccttgttcatccacaaaatggttctcgttgcagcaagcaaaactcctttaaaaaaaagtccaaacttgagagaaacagacaaatgtagacagaaaggtatacttctaaaatacaacattaaaccccaaaacccccccTTTCACagcgtatatgcaaaataaagcttaccgatctccgtgtgagtgagtacacacaaattggtggctccaatgcagtcgcaagatattaagcagtgttagcatagcaagtgttagttagcaagatattaagcagtgaagcttgcagaaaacTTGCCGCAGAATTTTTttcccgcccgtctcctaactctcataaaattatttttttgccctTCAGAAACGtattttttcgcccctcagaaactaaagacggttgtggtggaaattctgccgtctggggagctgcaataaaggaagtcaactgaattgattatccaagtttattttacttttgcatcaacaaggtcagaccactccatcaagggtttaaggtaactcatcacaggcagttgtattgaaataaaaatataaactcaaaactaaataattaaaaaaacaaacaatttaaaattaaaatcaacAACAAGTATATCAATCAAGATATAGCGTATTATATGTCCGTATCGGTCTCATCCGAGGAGGAGCTTGATTCAAAGTATGATTGACCACAAGTTACATCATTGTTGCTGGGGTTCTGGGGTTTGGGGTCCTGTTGGGGGAGCCACGAATAGAGAAGAAGGGAAACTTTTTGACCTATGGCAGTATCAATAAGTGTGACTAACAATGCTCTAAGACAGGGGATGCAACAGCATCCACAGAGAATCAAAACAGAGGAGAATACAGCAAGGGCCATGCAGATGGAGACAGCtagatttttatatttcccAAACATATTGTCCCACATAGAAGTGTCAATTCCTGAGTGTTCGTTCAATTTAGCACTGAGGGTTCTAAGACCATCTACTGCACGAGTCAGCTTCCCCAGGGGAGCCGTGTTGTTGGGGATAAAGGTGCAGCATTGGTTGGCAAAAATTGAGCAAACTCCGCCTTTCTCCGctaataacatatcaacagcaatgcgattctggaaggccataagtgaggtggctttaaGTTGTTCATGTACAGCCTCAAATCCGTCTCTAGTAAAGTTTGATAAGCGCTGCAcattgtaatgaatgtaattgattctgtcaacatttttgttaggaGTTATTCAAATCAAAATTGATTCAAACCCTGCAGCTATTTGATTAACTAATTTGTATTTGTCGGGCACATACTGGGAATACCTATGGCATCAATGTAAGTTGTGTCAggggaatcaaaagaaaacaatgatctcTTAGCTAAGCGGGAGTGAACATTGGAAAAAGAGACCGGAACTTCCGATGCGGTTACGAGGAAAATAGTCACAGGTAGGATAAGAGTAGAAGGAGTGCAGACACCCAACCAGTTCTCAGGTAAAGTGGAGCGCAGTGTTTTACTACTACCAGATGTCAGAACGATCAACTTTCGGGGAATGAGACAGGTTgtggatggatgcacaataCAAAACATTCACAGTACCAACATGGATACCAACATGGGGACAATCTTCAACAATGGGCGAGGTCCTAAACATACAATGCAATCAGATTTTGCAGTGTCACCAGTAGCTTCTGCAAGTAACAACAAGTTATTCCTGTGGccaagttattattatttatttatttatttattttctcaaaacagaccaaatatcaaattatttttccctttaaaaaccatttggtgtaaaaacttaAGACCGATTTAGAAAAACATCAGCTGTTTCCCCAAAACATTTAACTGTCAcataaaaataatggaaaagaacaggtctgcatagattctgcaggcaattggtggcaatctggtcaaatgcatgttgcaagtttagacgattgtcaagtcaaatgtgtttcttattgctcagatgtttgatgtttcttcttgttAACTTTACCGGACGATGGTAGAGATGGTAAGTCGGTGTTTActcagccccgccctgctcagcctCGGGAGCGGGCGTTTTCTCAGCGGATGTTTTggctgccttgctctctttgccatcctggtggtctgggcggtagttgatgttgcatctgtagcgccgctggtggggctcctggttctctttgtcttcctcgcctTCCCTCACCAGTCTGGGACGTGGGGGACTCCTTGTTCTGAAGCCTCTGTAGTAGTTCTGCCTCATTGGTTTGCTCTGGTCTGGACCACCCTGGTTGTCACTaccttcagttccttctgtcatttccGCTCGTGGTGCGCTGGTATATGGGGATCGACGGCCATAGCGTCGGCGGATGAAGTACGGTGGATAGCGCGGCCTGCCAGGGAACAAAGTTCTGCGTTGCTGTGGCTGTGTGTCCCCCTCAGGAACAatttcctggctctctctcttctcctgcCCCTCGTTCTGGTAGTTATCCTGGTAGTCGCGTGGGGGTCTCCTCCGGCGTGGGTACCGCCTGTAGCGGTTCCGGTCAGCGGCGTATTTGCTGCCCTGTTTGGGATTGTTCATGGTGGGAgtgttctcctctgtgtccacgtctCTTGCCATAGGGAACACCACATCCTCTGTtccatcctctttcttcattgggACATTCTCGTAACCAATGTCCTCTTTGGCCGCAGTTGAAGCACACATCCGGTCGGCGATATGAAGTGgagttggcagcagcatgctgcagcAGAGCCAGTTGTGCCCTGTgggttgaatctttgtttttgttgtcttctttgatcctcgcttccgcctgtctggcctgggcgtggcgcgCATGGCGCAGAACTTCAGCGAGACGCTCTGTAGCATCTACCCACATgatgcaggaagtctttgttgcTTCACTGAGGGGGGGAAGAAGGCCATGACTCCAAAGGCTGCTGAGCACACATGCTGATTttagaaaggtcacaggcagtaGGAAAGTTGCCAGCGATTGCGGTCACAAGTTCTTCAGCCCAGCATCTGTAGTCTGCATCTCCCCGCACTACACCAATGTCGTTTTGATCAGCAGTTGCCCAACCAAGGGTGCAGGGCTGATGATgggtagtgaaatgttcacgtTCACCATACTGCGCAGGGATCATGTGCCTTAGCAGGAATCGGGCCATTTCGGTggatgtcggtgtgaattctATGATGAAATCACTCACGGCTCTGGATAGGGCCGCACCCCCtcgatctgcatttgggagatgcttggaagagttcagaaggtcttctgttgtccatggtctgtaaacaaatgtaGGCCCCCCGTCCCAGAGACCTGAATCATGGGAAGAGttgcagttgagggtcctgatggtTCAGATGATGCGGTGGCAGACCAGGTCTTGGGTGGAGAATATGGGgcggctgctctggtggtgtttttttcctCTAAAGTCGAAGCAGTGacgccatcatgctgtggtggtttctgttgttcttgtaacggtttctccagcaggagttgctgctgttccagtgggggttgctgttgggggtaGGGTGGAGGGGTCCAACTCAGTTCGACCTGCGCGCCCTGTAATGACAGATACAacgaggcaggtgcagtatcagataatttattttttatatcaaGGTTCAGCGaggtctccccttttgttttctttcccacagtcagcGCGGTCAGAGCGTTCTGGGTGTTTTGTCTGTCTCTTCGGTCACCTtctgcttcccatattttaaaacagtcttccattataagcattttccgaattactttactttgaACTTTctttgactgcagtatttttcGCCTGCTACCCTGtagcccctccttcagcttttttagctgagtttgactAAGAGACCCACCCGCAGGAAAAACGTAATTTTCATGCCaccagtccaccagatgattacacacatcatcaccatatttctgtttcatctctattaaacaaaataaaaggtgacactcgcttagttggatcaactcagttgactacagaataaagcaaatatgcaattcttaatcttctaaattctgcagttttcattaaatgtttgagaggtggaatgttttagctcaccgtgttcgtgtccccagacgacagaaaagagaaaaatcccggcggaatcggccaaggacactgaccacagtcccagtcactctgaaactctaagacgaggttttggaaatggatcttggtgacccagggtgatCATCCCCTCCGATCAggtcctggcggattcacgcggatcctgttcatgacgccaattgtggtggaaattctgccgtctggggagctgcaataaaggaagtcaactgaattgattatccaagtttattttacagcgcatggggggacccacaagagaacttcCCCCCGcgtgattacagttcacaagcatttatacttCTGGGGTATACAAGGTCGAAAAACAatctcgcaccactttggacagtggcgcccatcaacgtcacagaacctttcttttatcagtttatgtctagtttttgcgtcaaacttttgcatcaacaaggacAGACCTAAGATACGCAGCTGTTGTCTTCTAACTGTTCCATGActaaaggtgaaacacgtggagtgtccGGGCCTACTATCCCTACtaaaattttccttccacacggtgcaaagacaatggcggcttctctcgctcatgtcccaggtagttgacgtgacgtgcgtgctctctttcaggtccgcgttcccaacccagcaccgctgggttacagatcaagaccgattttcaaccaaAATTGGGTTAAATTAAtccaacaacagactcaacccagcatttgggttgaaaaaacaacccagcgttttttagagtgtgcagcagtgtttcacaatgacaatcacttaattttctcttcAAATCACTCACATTCTTACTTTAAGAGTTGGAAATAAATACTGATTTTAAAATTAAACTGATTGGGGACTTGCAGTGCAGGGCATGTAGAGAAAAAGGAACACTCCAACGCTATTTCGTGCTTGTGGAAGTGTTTCATTCCCTTTGTTTGGCCTTTCATGGAGATCCTGTTATGCTGCCATGTTGATTTGTGAAACAGTGACAAGCCTGCGGTCTTAACCTCATTCTGGTGCAGATTCACATGCATCATTTCAAATGGACTTCTGCATTTCACTTCACCTGACCAGCTGTTCTCAGAACTCCTGATTTGGAATTAGTGACACAGGTTCCTCCAGAATTCTCCCAATTTACAGCCAGGCAATGAACTAAGAAAACGATATATAGGCAGAGACACCCCCATACTCACTTAAACTACATTACACTGACATTTGCATTGAACAGTTAAATAGATGATGAAAGAAATAACAAATATGAATGAGTAAATCCAGCAATTACCTCTTTATTAAGAGTACTTAGTTTTATTTGTAATCAAGGGTATTTCTAGTATTTGCACgatgtatttgtattgtatcaAGGTGGATCAGTTTATGGGTTTTGAGGGATAAGTGCTAGTCTTTATGAACCACAAAGTGGTTCTACACACCACATTGCTGCACAGGGTGTCTGATCATTAGTTCAACATCCCTATatgtggtaatagcctagtgggtaacacactcgcctatgaaccagaagacccaggttcacttactttactttacttggcaaacgcttttatccaaagacagattttgagttacaaacctgagagccctgataaggcctaatttgtcaagaatagaacatgctagggaattgttaagtgctagatgaatttttttttgtgagtgagtgtgtgtgtgtgtgtgtgtgtgtgtgtttgtgttagactcatttgaaatactttttaaacaagtgtccctgatcaagagcAACCCTcagtctccaggtggactgtccctgtaactactgattgtaaattatttatttcacaaattTTTGTTCTGATCCAGTGTTATACAGAATGATGACACATATGCTCAAAACTAGTAAAAACtaggggaatgtgtgcggtgggaatacacagataccaggcccaagtgaaatattgtgcttttaattACAGTGAGCGGTAAACAACCAACCAagcctaaagtgctatatacaacaacaacacaacactccacaggaggacaacacaccatgaaaggagagactatacagttacacaacaaagccacaactaaccacactaatcactcttaacacacaacaaaggcttatatCCAACTCTACATCACTCCCAaacactcctcctcctctggctccacaACAGCCTCAACTGGTGGTTAGAATGATCCTTAAGTGCTCCCTGgacctgtgcgttgattggctggcagttgagGAATCAGTGGGCGGAACCATTATCCCAATCTCCACCCAGCAAagagcctaaaagggaaactcgtacaaacacagaacaccccaaaccattctacggcccaaaggacATAACACAAGCTAATAACATTTTGTTTATAACACACTTTACATTTTCAATTGAAAAACTACataataaaaagcaaaagaaactGGCATAAAATCCGTATTTTCTACTAATAAAAGGTGCTCTGAGGGTGACAGAAAGGAGATTCCACAGGCAAAAGACAGCAGCTCTTATCACTCATACTCTTGAGTTTTGTCCTTGTTGGTAGGAGGTGATTTGATTAGGCAGAAAAGAGGGATTGTGTTGAGGTTTGTAATGTTAATAGTTCTTTAGGAGGAGCGTCTCCATATATGCACTGGTGAGTGAGGATGAAGATCTTTTATTCACTCCTTGCAGAAATGAGAAACCAGTATGGAAGTCTACACATATCTACACATATCTTCAGATTTAAGTATTCCTTCACCTAAAGAACATGTGATGTGTTCTTGTATAACTCTTTTATGTTATTTGCTTTTACTTGTTTCTAGGTGATGGAGGGGCAGTAGCCTATGCTATAGTTTCCGGCTCTGACCGTAAATTTGAAGTGGATGTGAGCACAGGTCTAGTGACATCTGTAGACTACCTGGACTATGAAACAAAGACAAGCTACCTGATGAATATCTCAGCCACAGACCAGTCACCCCCATTCCACCGTGGATACTGCACTGTCTACGTGACACTCCTCAACGAGCTGGACGAGGCAGTGGCCTTCTTTTCAGCTGGCTATGAGACCTCACTTCGTGAAAACATTGCCACAGGAACCGAGGTCATACAAGTGCAGGCACAGTCAGCAGATAACCTCAATCAGCTCACATATCGCTTTGACCCCGACACCTCGCCTGCTGCACTGGCGCTCTTCAAAATTGACAGCGTCACGGTACTCATTCAATACCTATAATAAAAATTCATCCTTTGCAtggaaataatttatttctgttaattcATTCACAAACTAAATACAAAATGTGATTTGATGCTTAGTTTGCACATATTTCATAAAATTTTGACTGGATTAATTGCTCCGGCAACACGGTTAACAAAGGTCAAATGTCTGGTTTTCGCTGATTGGTGCAGCCTGTTCCCTCACTGTGGCTCATTGCCACCTGCAGGGTCGCATCACTGTCACTGGCCTGATAGACCGAGAGAAAGGGGACTTCTACACCCTGACGATTGTTGCAGATGACGGTGGACCCAAGCGAGGCTCCACTGTGGTAAAGACCTATAGCACAGATCTGCTAGTGCTGATTGTCTGTTCTCCAGAATTTTAGATCCAGCCCAACTGCCCTTCAGATTTTCAGTTATCCATCATCAAGACCTAGGTGTGCTGAAACTGTGCTAGACTGTGTGTCCTTAGGGCTAGATTTAAGAACCACTCTCCAAACGTCTGGATGCAACCAACTGTGTAACCAACTCTCCAAACGTCTGGATGCAACCAACTGTGTAACTGTGGGGCGTCTGTAAAATGCATCCATGTAGATATTTGTTCAAACGAGCCATGTAAACTTATGTAAGTAATGTTGAGTTTAAACTGTGGTCCAGTTAAAATGATTTCAAGTCAGATGAAAATAAACTGATTTATTGTTGTAAgtcaaaaatacataaattataattttgctcattcttgtttttttcttttttcttctttccttgaTCTTGCAGAAGGTAAGAAGTGTCCATCCTCAGCACACATTTGTTAGCATAAGATATTGATGCTTAGATGATAATTCAGCCTTAGAAAAGTTTTAGAGCCCAAATGCTAGGTATGttttaaatacttatttatCAGTTCAAAATGTGGTTTAGAGATTGATTGATTCATCTCATAATCTAATTCAGTGTGTCACCCCGAGGCTAATTTAGAGAATAGATGGTTGTGTTCTTTAATGATGGCATTGCTGTTGTCACAGGTGTCAATCACCATCTTGGATGAAAATGACAACAGTCCGGAGTTTGACATCACCTCAGACATGTCAGTGTCCATTCGAGAGGACACTCCGATTGGTCAGAAAGTGGCAGTGGTTCTAGGGCGGGACCGAGATGCTGGGAGAAATGGACTGGTGAGTCCAGTGTATTTTAGTGGGAAAACACAGCCTGGAGAGCTGGCCTTGGATTTCCAAAAGACAACCTCCTGGTGTGCTCCAGGTGACCCAGACTAGGAGTATAACATGTAGAAAATGGCtgcctggatggatggataaatattaaaatatattttatgcacTGGCAGTTGATTCATTTACATCAGTTCGCTATGGTATAAAAAGAATCAGAATGTCACTGCAGCGTTGAGCTTGTGTCCTGTACAACGTTTATGAACTAGAATTTCTCTGCTTGTCATCCCTCCCACAGGTGAACTTCACCCTGGTGGCGGGAAACATGAGGGATATTTTTGAGATACGCACGGTAAACAACACATATGGGGATGTTTATGTCAATGCACCCCTGGACCGTGAAACTGTTGATCGCTACATCCTCAGGGTGAGATGCTTATTCTGCTTCTATTTATATACAAGTTTACAAGACAGGCAGCTTCTTCTCTATTGGCTGGATTAGAttaccaaactttttttccttcactatGCTCAAGGGGTTTCCACTATATCATGTAAACAGTAatatttgatatgttttttaTACTAATCTATACCTTGGTCAACACTAATCCAAAATCTGCAGAATAGAACTGTCCAGTGTAGATTGAGCCATGTCATGTTAGGTCATCTGGACCATAGAACACAGTATAGAGGAAATGCAGGATTACATGATCAGGTCTCTTAGATCTCACCTTAAACAAAAAGGTGACCAGGTGTTTGCAGTCActtgctatatatatataaaatgcactCTTACATCATTGTTTGTAAATCAAGcctgaaaactcacacacacctaatgGCCTTCTTCTAGTTTTCCATTTTTACTTTGACTATAAAGCCTAAAATGTACAGGGACATTTTACGTAAATGTCCCTGTACATTTTAGGCATTATAGTCAAAGTAAAAATGAattgcatatttaaaatgttatgtatGGAAAACTAGAAGAAGGCcattaggtgtgtgtgagttactGCATGGACagcataggccagtgtgttaccctaAGTTAGTGTCCTAGGGTAGTACTAGGATACTTCATGCATTGCATCATACTGAACACCCCAATGAGTGAACAGTGACCAAAATGTGTTCATGGTGGATATTCTGCTAGTTCCTCAAACTCCTGATTTGGAATGATGTTGGTGCAAATGCTTGTTTTAGGGTATATATGCTCTATGCAGGTGCGTGCAGTGGATAATGGTTCTCCTTCACGGTACTCCGATCTCTCTCTGACCATTAACATCTTGGATGTGAACGATAACACACCAGTAATCCAGAGTCCCCGTGGAATCAATATCAGCATCAGTGAGGTGAAGACCACCTGCCAACTACCACCACCTTCCCCTGTCTTGTATCATCATCACAGCAACACTCCAACACCATAACCCTTATTCTGGAATAAATAATGCTTAATAAGTACTTTTGGAAATGCAGAATGTGGGTGGAGGAACTGCTGTGTTACGAGTTGTGGCCACAGACCGAGACATCGGCCCAAACGGCATGCTCTTCTACTACATCACTGCCGGCAACCAGGACCTGACGTTTCGCATGGACCGCATGACTGGTGAGATGGTGACCAGACCATCCCCACCTGACCGTGAGCGGCAGCAGTGGTACCAGCTCACTGTCACTGTGGAGGATGATGGGACACCACCTCTGTCGGTAAGACTCACAAACAAGCGTTTCAATCTGCTCCTAGAGCAGATTACGTTTTGAGTTGGAGGGTCCCCTCCAGTGGTTGATATGGGTACAGCAAACAGCCCTCGCTCAATCATTTTCCATAATGTCTTAGCCCCACTCAGGATCTCAGCTCCAATAGCCCAAcccatgatacacacacacacatacactcacacctatAGACAATTTAGTCACAAATTCACCtggtgtacatgcctttggatagTAAGTGGAAACCAGAGAATCCGGAGGAATcccacaccaacacagggagagcaatCTCACAACCTTGGAAGTGCAAGGCCATGTCGCTAACTGCCACACTAGCTGGCAACAGCAAAACAACTTATACCCAGTGCACGGTGTTGTCGTGGCATCTGTTTTGCTATGTTGTAAACCTTTTTACGATGGGGAAGTGAACAGTGATGTCGATGACAGGAAACAGACTGCAGTGCTACTaccattttttttctaggaGAGAGGAAGTGACACTTTTAAGCACAAGCAGCATACTCTTTCAGAACACTACTGAACACTTACACAGCCCTTTAAACTTGTCATGTTCGGTCAGTTCAGCATAAGCACAGATGGAAATGCATAGAAATATGTTTAGTCATGTTGAAATTCACTGCAGATTGTGCATTTCCCCTAAAAATAGAACAAAGTTAAAGTGATTAGAGACCTATGGGAAGTCAAGA
Coding sequences within it:
- the LOC114783720 gene encoding nuclease-sensitive element-binding protein 1-like, producing MLQSVSLKFCAMRATPRPDRRKRGSKKTTKTKIQPTGHNWLCCSMLLPTPLHIADRMCASTAAKEDIGYENVPMKKEDGTEDVVFPMARDVDTEENTPTMNNPKQGSKYAADRNRYRRYPRRRRPPRDYQDNYQNEGQEKRESQEIVPEGDTQPQQRRTLFPGRPRYPPYFIRRRYGRRSPYTSAPRAEMTEGTEGSDNQGGPDQSKPMRQNYYRGFRTRSPPRPRLVREGEEDKENQEPHQRRYRCNINYRPDHQDGKESKAAKTSAEKTPAPEAEQGGAE